A DNA window from Geovibrio ferrireducens contains the following coding sequences:
- the atpG gene encoding ATP synthase F1 subunit gamma: MAGTSDIKRKIASVKNTQKITKAMKMVSAAKMRRAQDAMAAARPFARKITEMVHDVAQRANPELHPFLAGNENTDTIGLIVVTSDRGLCGAFNNNILKAVSRFASEHPGKKVKLVCIGKKAYEFFRKRDFEIIEKYADFAGKVLFSDAVGIADVVVEQFLNNGISDVYVLYNEFRSTASQTPVTEKLLPLKVEETGEQLVEYIYEPKPEMLLNELMPRYIRYKIFQALLESTAGEHGARMMAMDNASRNASDMIGKLTLTYNKVRQASITNEILDIVNGAEALNG; the protein is encoded by the coding sequence ATGGCCGGAACCAGTGATATAAAACGCAAAATTGCATCTGTAAAGAACACGCAGAAAATTACGAAAGCCATGAAAATGGTTTCCGCTGCGAAGATGCGCCGCGCGCAGGACGCTATGGCAGCCGCCAGACCCTTTGCCCGCAAGATTACGGAGATGGTTCACGATGTGGCTCAGAGAGCCAATCCTGAGCTTCACCCGTTTCTCGCAGGTAATGAAAACACGGATACCATAGGCCTTATAGTCGTAACCAGCGACAGAGGGCTTTGCGGCGCTTTCAACAACAACATTCTGAAAGCCGTTTCCCGGTTTGCTTCCGAGCACCCCGGTAAAAAGGTTAAGCTTGTCTGCATAGGCAAGAAAGCTTACGAGTTTTTCAGAAAGAGAGACTTTGAAATAATTGAGAAATATGCCGATTTCGCAGGCAAGGTTCTTTTCAGTGACGCTGTCGGCATAGCCGATGTTGTTGTGGAGCAGTTCCTTAATAACGGTATAAGCGATGTTTACGTACTCTATAACGAGTTCAGATCAACAGCATCGCAGACACCGGTTACGGAAAAACTTCTTCCGCTGAAAGTTGAGGAGACAGGCGAGCAGCTTGTGGAATATATCTACGAGCCTAAACCCGAAATGCTTCTGAACGAACTTATGCCCAGATACATCCGCTACAAGATTTTTCAGGCTCTGCTTGAATCCACAGCGGGTGAGCACGGTGCAAGGATGATGGCTATGGACAACGCATCCAGAAACGCATCCGACATGATCGGCAAACTGACGCTCACTTACAATAAAGTGCGTCAGGCTTCAATCACCAATGAGATTCTTGACATCGTAAACGGTGCTGAGGCTCTCAACGGCTAA
- the atpA gene encoding F0F1 ATP synthase subunit alpha, which yields MQIKAEEISQIIRDQIKNFDQKVEMQEVGTVITAGDGIAKVYGLDKAMAGELVEFPGGVYGIVFNLEEDNVGIVIMGEYAHIREGDTVKRTGQIASVPVGRALVGRVVNPLGQPIDGKGPIETTETDVIEKIAPGIVDRQSVHEPLQTGIKAIDAMIPIGRGQRELIIGDRQTGKTAVAIDTIINQKGQNVICVYVAIGQKRSTVARVVDTLEKHGAMDYTIVVAATASDPAPLQFIAPLAGTTMGEYFRDRGEHALLIYDDLSKQATAYRQMSLLLRRPPGREAYPGDVFYLHSRLLERAAKFSKEKGAGSLTALPIIETQAGDVSAYIPTNVISITDGQIYLETNLFYSGIRPAVNVGLSVSRVGGSAQIKAMKQVAGRLRLDLAQFRELAAFAQFGSDLDAATQAQLKRGEKLVEILKQAQYVPVPVEEQVAVIFCGVNGLLDDVPTAALGKFEKEFVSFLKNSKGDILNSIRTEKALSNELTDKLKGAVEEFKKMFAAG from the coding sequence ATGCAGATCAAAGCTGAAGAGATAAGCCAGATCATTAGAGACCAGATTAAAAACTTTGACCAGAAAGTAGAAATGCAGGAGGTCGGTACTGTAATCACCGCCGGTGACGGTATCGCAAAAGTTTACGGTCTTGATAAGGCTATGGCCGGAGAGCTTGTTGAGTTTCCCGGCGGAGTATACGGTATTGTTTTCAACCTTGAGGAAGACAATGTCGGTATCGTTATCATGGGTGAGTACGCACACATCCGTGAAGGGGATACAGTAAAACGTACAGGACAGATCGCATCTGTTCCCGTGGGCAGAGCGCTTGTAGGCAGGGTTGTTAACCCCCTCGGACAGCCCATTGACGGTAAAGGTCCCATCGAAACAACCGAGACGGACGTTATCGAGAAAATCGCTCCCGGTATCGTTGACAGACAGTCAGTTCACGAACCCCTCCAGACAGGTATCAAAGCAATCGATGCAATGATCCCCATCGGACGCGGACAGAGGGAACTTATCATCGGCGACCGTCAGACAGGTAAAACAGCAGTCGCTATCGATACTATAATCAACCAGAAAGGCCAGAACGTTATATGCGTTTACGTGGCTATAGGTCAGAAACGCTCCACAGTTGCAAGGGTGGTTGACACTCTTGAGAAACACGGCGCTATGGATTACACCATAGTTGTGGCTGCGACAGCTTCAGACCCCGCTCCCCTTCAGTTCATCGCACCTCTTGCGGGAACAACAATGGGCGAATATTTCAGAGACAGAGGCGAACATGCGCTTCTTATATATGATGACCTTTCCAAACAGGCAACAGCCTACAGACAGATGTCACTTCTTCTGAGACGTCCTCCCGGACGTGAGGCTTACCCCGGCGACGTTTTCTACCTTCACTCAAGACTTCTTGAAAGGGCGGCAAAATTCAGCAAGGAAAAAGGCGCAGGCTCTCTTACGGCTCTTCCCATAATTGAAACTCAGGCGGGCGACGTTTCGGCGTACATTCCCACCAACGTTATTTCAATTACGGACGGACAGATCTACCTTGAAACAAACCTGTTCTACTCAGGTATCAGACCTGCGGTTAACGTTGGTCTCTCAGTTTCAAGGGTTGGCGGTTCCGCACAGATTAAGGCTATGAAACAGGTTGCAGGCCGTCTCAGGCTTGACCTTGCACAGTTCCGTGAACTTGCTGCTTTCGCACAGTTCGGTTCTGACCTTGATGCGGCTACTCAGGCACAGCTTAAAAGAGGTGAGAAGCTTGTTGAAATCCTCAAACAGGCTCAGTATGTACCCGTTCCCGTTGAGGAGCAGGTGGCAGTCATCTTCTGCGGTGTTAACGGTCTGCTTGATGATGTACCCACTGCCGCTCTCGGCAAATTTGAGAAAGAATTTGTTTCTTTCCTCAAAAACAGCAAAGGCGACATACTTAACAGCATAAGAACAGAAAAAGCTCTCTCAAACGAGCTTACAGATAAACTTAAAGGCGCTGTCGAAGAATTTAAAAAGATGTTCGCCGCTGGCTAA